In Archangium violaceum, the following are encoded in one genomic region:
- a CDS encoding trifunctional serine/threonine-protein kinase/ATP-binding protein/sensor histidine kinase: protein MTQSPFSAATPLTLVPTLPGYQVGALLQAGTRLLLYRGHRTRDEAPVIIQLPCTERPSFTELLQLRNHYTITRELRLQGVAPPLAFERCHNGFAIIMEDRGHVPLNDYRAAHPLSVSQVLELGISLAETLEGLYQQRVIHKDLKPSNILIHPETRDIQLMNFSIASRLPRETQTLKNLELLEGTLAYMSPEQTGRMNRGIDYRTDFYSLGVTLYELLTDRLPFQTTDPLELAHCHIARPPRPPRELNPAIPEMVERIVLKLMAKAAEARYASAHGLRHDLRTCLEALLEQKPIPSFELARRDVSDRFHLPEKLYGRQEESRTLLNAFERVCQGGMELLMVAGFSGIGKTTVVNEIHRPVVRAKGFFVSGKFDQLGRSIPYSALVQALSSLVRQLQVESGERLETWRQRLQVALGGEGRVLVDVLPELEGLIGPQPEVTELAPAAAQQRFNLLFTRLLRAFATQEHPLVIFLDDLQWADSASLKMLHLLATELGSARLLLIGAYRDNEVTPAHPLMLTLEEIRNAGVRVHPMTLAPLPEHVVNELVAETLSCPPERARPLTGLVYQKTGGNPFFTSQYLKSLFQRGLVSYDASAHMWQCDLAQVRAQSLSSDVVEFMAGQLQRLPEETRKVLELAACIGNRFELATLSRVYGCPEAETAAALWCALQEGLILPTSEVYKFYQDLAGLDAAGMEPLSARYRFLHDRVQQAAHSLIPESDRQRTHLEIGRRLLETASVREREEHLFDIVNHLNVARGLLVEVEERHELAQANLRAGRKALASNAYEVAREYLEMGLTLLEPASWRTHYELTLALHEEAASAAWLSKRFARQEELVDAVLSQARTVLERVRAYEIRIQTAIAQERLAFALETGLHVLRDLGVEFPAAPRSEDIERGREEVRAAVGDGSLEQLISLPEMTDARCLAEIRILTLLAPPAYQTKPALLQLLIFRTIVLTARHGVAPISASTFAMYGLVLCGMFDELDKGFQSGQLALKILERFNVREPRAKTLYVVNVKTLHWKRHVRESLKPLLDAYASGLETGDLEFMGWSADFYCHHSFLLGRPLGPLVEEMDEYRKVLEHHHRRVTLRQYAVYQQAVLNLSGEGETPWRLVGRAWNEDELLPRYVADDDGTASCIAYVNKLMLAYLFGQYRLAVECADAAEKYLPAVAAQFLVPRYYFFDSLARLALLPELGEEERSTTLERIAANQRRMERWARSAPMNFLHPYHLVEAERCRVRGARAEALEHYDRAIALAREHEHPHDEALAHELTARFFLEWGMEHRARPHLHEAHEAHSRWGAHAMLRHLSARYREQGLPVRPAGDPEARAPDETRTGLDLLDLQSVLESSRVFFSEMNLERLLERVVVILCENAGAQRCVLLREERQHLSVVMEHTALTGETRRHSSDTPADAEHVPASVIRRSIRTQQPIVLQDLSRDDSLADDPYVHRHAPRSVLSLPIFHQGRLLIVVYLENNLAPGVFTSRHLQTLTLLASQIALSLENAALYGDLEQRVQERTSALEAAHKQLVEVAHRAGMAEIASGVLHNIGNSLTSLVVTTESLARDVARLPVEQLKKSARLLAGKDEEFSGFLEKDSRGRMLPEYLDKLGDKLRSDADNMLGELRSMKTNLEQIGATIHVQQVYAHGPRLVEQVDVDALVEDALRMHQSSLSRHQVLIERDMERLPVASLERHKVLHILVNLISNAKQALMEAQQADKRIRIEARPCPPGRFLLMVRDNGVGIAAEDLQRIFQFGFTTRPGSLGYGLHWAANTAREMGGSLVVASEGRGRGACFTLELPLSGRVPSEPVRQD, encoded by the coding sequence ATGACGCAGTCTCCGTTCTCTGCCGCAACTCCCCTGACGCTCGTCCCCACCCTTCCCGGATACCAGGTGGGCGCACTGCTTCAGGCGGGGACCCGGTTGCTCCTCTATCGGGGACACCGGACGCGAGACGAGGCCCCCGTCATCATCCAGCTCCCGTGCACGGAGCGGCCCTCTTTCACCGAGCTGCTTCAGCTCCGCAACCACTACACCATCACCCGCGAACTCCGGCTCCAGGGCGTCGCCCCGCCACTGGCCTTCGAGCGCTGCCACAATGGCTTCGCCATCATCATGGAGGATCGCGGACATGTTCCGCTGAACGACTACCGCGCCGCCCACCCACTCTCCGTGTCTCAGGTGCTCGAGCTCGGCATCTCACTGGCCGAGACGCTGGAGGGGCTCTACCAGCAACGGGTCATCCACAAGGATCTCAAGCCCTCCAACATCCTCATCCACCCCGAGACGCGCGACATCCAGCTGATGAACTTCAGCATCGCCTCGCGGCTGCCACGGGAGACCCAGACGCTCAAGAACCTGGAGCTGCTCGAGGGAACCCTGGCCTACATGTCTCCCGAGCAGACCGGGCGGATGAACCGTGGCATCGATTACCGCACCGACTTCTATTCGCTCGGCGTGACGCTCTACGAGCTCCTCACGGACCGTCTCCCCTTCCAGACCACGGATCCGCTGGAGCTCGCCCATTGCCACATCGCGCGTCCACCACGTCCGCCGCGCGAGCTCAATCCCGCCATCCCCGAGATGGTCGAGCGCATCGTGCTCAAGTTGATGGCCAAGGCCGCCGAGGCTCGTTATGCGAGCGCGCACGGGCTCCGGCATGATCTCCGCACGTGTCTCGAGGCCCTGCTGGAGCAGAAGCCAATCCCCTCGTTCGAGCTGGCACGACGGGACGTCTCCGACCGGTTCCACCTTCCGGAGAAGCTCTACGGCCGCCAGGAGGAGAGCCGCACGCTGCTCAACGCATTCGAGCGGGTGTGCCAGGGGGGAATGGAGCTGCTGATGGTGGCGGGCTTCTCGGGCATCGGCAAGACGACCGTGGTCAACGAAATCCACAGGCCCGTCGTCCGCGCCAAGGGATTCTTCGTCTCGGGCAAGTTCGATCAGCTCGGGCGGAGCATCCCGTACTCGGCCCTGGTGCAGGCGCTCTCCTCCCTGGTGCGGCAACTCCAGGTGGAGAGCGGCGAGCGGCTCGAGACCTGGAGGCAGCGGCTCCAGGTGGCCCTGGGCGGGGAGGGCCGGGTACTGGTCGACGTGCTGCCGGAGCTCGAGGGCCTCATTGGACCCCAGCCCGAGGTGACGGAGCTCGCGCCCGCCGCCGCGCAGCAGCGCTTCAACCTGCTCTTCACCCGGCTCCTCCGCGCGTTCGCGACGCAGGAGCATCCGCTCGTCATCTTCCTCGATGACTTGCAATGGGCGGACTCGGCCTCGCTGAAGATGCTGCACCTGCTGGCCACGGAGCTGGGCTCCGCCCGGTTGCTGTTGATTGGCGCGTACCGGGACAACGAGGTGACCCCGGCCCATCCCCTCATGCTGACCCTGGAGGAGATACGCAACGCGGGAGTGAGGGTCCACCCGATGACGTTGGCGCCGCTCCCGGAGCACGTGGTGAACGAGCTCGTGGCGGAGACGCTCTCGTGTCCGCCGGAGCGGGCCCGGCCCCTGACCGGGCTCGTCTACCAGAAAACCGGAGGCAATCCCTTCTTCACCTCCCAGTACCTGAAGAGCCTCTTTCAGCGGGGCCTCGTGAGCTACGACGCCTCGGCGCACATGTGGCAGTGCGATCTGGCGCAGGTGCGGGCCCAGTCGCTGTCCTCGGACGTGGTGGAGTTCATGGCCGGTCAGCTCCAGCGTCTGCCCGAGGAGACCCGGAAGGTGCTCGAGCTCGCCGCGTGCATCGGCAACCGGTTCGAGCTGGCGACGCTCTCACGGGTGTACGGGTGCCCGGAGGCGGAGACGGCGGCGGCGCTGTGGTGCGCGCTGCAGGAGGGGCTGATCCTCCCCACCTCGGAAGTCTACAAGTTCTATCAGGACCTCGCGGGCTTGGATGCGGCTGGCATGGAGCCCCTGTCGGCGCGCTACCGGTTCCTGCACGACCGTGTCCAGCAGGCGGCCCACTCGCTCATCCCGGAGTCGGACAGGCAGCGGACCCACCTCGAGATAGGCAGGCGCCTGCTCGAAACGGCCTCGGTGCGGGAACGGGAGGAGCACCTGTTCGACATCGTGAACCACCTGAATGTCGCCAGGGGGCTCCTGGTGGAGGTGGAGGAGCGCCACGAGCTCGCACAGGCGAATCTGCGGGCTGGCAGGAAGGCGCTGGCGTCCAACGCGTATGAGGTGGCCCGGGAGTACCTGGAGATGGGTCTGACGCTCCTGGAACCGGCGAGCTGGCGGACCCACTACGAGCTGACGCTCGCCCTCCACGAGGAGGCGGCGAGCGCGGCATGGCTCAGCAAGCGTTTCGCACGGCAGGAGGAGCTGGTGGACGCGGTGCTGTCCCAGGCGCGCACGGTGCTGGAGCGGGTGCGGGCCTACGAAATCCGCATCCAGACGGCCATCGCCCAGGAGCGGCTCGCCTTCGCGCTCGAGACCGGACTCCACGTGCTGAGGGACCTGGGAGTGGAGTTCCCCGCGGCTCCCCGGTCCGAGGACATCGAACGGGGGCGCGAGGAGGTCCGGGCCGCGGTGGGTGACGGCTCCCTGGAGCAGCTCATCTCCCTGCCGGAGATGACGGATGCCAGGTGTCTCGCGGAGATTCGAATCCTGACCCTGCTGGCGCCGCCCGCCTACCAGACGAAGCCCGCGCTGCTGCAACTGCTCATCTTCCGGACGATCGTGCTGACCGCGCGGCATGGCGTGGCGCCCATCTCCGCCTCCACCTTCGCGATGTACGGGCTCGTCCTCTGCGGGATGTTCGACGAGCTCGACAAGGGATTCCAGTCCGGTCAACTGGCGCTGAAGATCCTCGAGCGCTTCAACGTCCGGGAGCCACGCGCGAAGACCCTCTACGTGGTCAACGTCAAGACGCTCCATTGGAAGCGCCACGTGCGGGAGAGCCTGAAGCCACTGCTGGACGCGTACGCCAGCGGGCTCGAGACGGGAGACCTCGAGTTCATGGGTTGGTCGGCGGACTTCTACTGCCACCACTCGTTCCTCCTGGGGCGGCCGCTCGGCCCTCTCGTCGAGGAGATGGACGAGTACCGGAAGGTCCTCGAGCACCACCACCGTCGAGTGACCCTCAGGCAGTATGCGGTGTACCAGCAGGCCGTGCTGAATCTCTCGGGTGAGGGGGAGACCCCCTGGCGCCTGGTGGGGCGGGCCTGGAACGAAGACGAGCTGCTCCCGCGCTACGTGGCGGACGACGATGGCACCGCCAGCTGCATCGCGTACGTCAACAAGCTGATGCTGGCCTACCTCTTCGGGCAGTACCGGCTGGCGGTGGAGTGCGCCGACGCGGCGGAGAAGTACCTGCCGGCGGTGGCGGCCCAGTTCCTCGTCCCCCGCTACTACTTCTTCGACTCCCTGGCGCGGCTCGCCCTCCTGCCCGAGCTCGGTGAGGAGGAGCGGAGCACGACGCTGGAGCGGATCGCCGCGAACCAACGGCGGATGGAGCGCTGGGCCCGGTCGGCGCCCATGAACTTCCTCCACCCGTACCATCTCGTGGAGGCCGAGCGCTGCCGGGTGCGAGGCGCACGTGCCGAGGCGCTCGAGCACTACGACCGGGCCATCGCGCTCGCCCGGGAGCACGAGCATCCTCATGACGAGGCCCTCGCCCACGAGCTGACCGCGCGTTTCTTCCTCGAGTGGGGAATGGAGCACCGCGCGCGTCCCCACCTGCACGAGGCCCATGAGGCCCATTCGCGCTGGGGGGCGCACGCCATGCTGCGCCACCTCTCCGCCCGCTACCGCGAGCAGGGACTGCCCGTGCGTCCGGCCGGGGACCCCGAGGCGCGAGCACCGGACGAGACCCGGACCGGCCTCGACCTGCTCGACCTCCAGAGCGTCCTGGAGTCCTCACGGGTGTTCTTCTCGGAGATGAACCTGGAGCGGTTGCTGGAGAGGGTGGTGGTCATCCTCTGCGAGAACGCCGGCGCCCAGCGGTGTGTCCTCCTCCGGGAGGAGCGGCAGCACCTCTCCGTGGTCATGGAGCACACCGCCCTCACGGGAGAGACCCGCCGCCACTCGAGCGACACGCCCGCCGACGCCGAGCACGTGCCCGCCTCGGTCATCCGCCGCTCGATCCGGACGCAGCAGCCCATCGTGCTGCAGGACCTGTCGCGCGACGACTCCCTGGCCGATGACCCCTACGTCCACCGGCATGCTCCGCGCTCCGTCCTGTCGCTCCCCATCTTCCACCAGGGCCGGCTGCTGATCGTCGTCTACCTCGAGAACAACCTGGCCCCGGGCGTCTTCACCTCCAGGCACCTGCAGACCCTGACGCTCCTCGCCTCGCAGATCGCGCTCTCGCTGGAGAACGCGGCGCTCTATGGAGACCTGGAGCAGCGCGTCCAGGAGCGTACGAGCGCGCTGGAAGCGGCGCACAAGCAGCTCGTCGAGGTGGCGCACCGCGCGGGCATGGCGGAGATCGCCAGCGGGGTGTTGCACAACATCGGCAACTCCCTCACCTCGCTCGTGGTCACCACCGAGAGCCTGGCCCGCGACGTCGCTCGCCTTCCCGTGGAGCAATTGAAGAAGAGCGCCCGTCTGCTGGCGGGCAAGGATGAGGAGTTCTCCGGGTTCCTCGAGAAGGATTCCCGGGGGCGGATGCTTCCCGAGTACCTCGACAAGCTGGGCGACAAGTTGCGGTCGGACGCCGACAACATGCTCGGGGAACTGCGGTCGATGAAGACCAACCTCGAGCAGATCGGCGCGACGATCCACGTGCAGCAGGTGTACGCCCACGGGCCACGGCTCGTGGAGCAGGTGGACGTGGATGCACTGGTGGAAGACGCGCTGCGCATGCATCAGTCCTCCCTGTCCCGGCACCAGGTGCTCATCGAGCGCGACATGGAGCGGCTGCCCGTGGCCTCCCTCGAGCGACACAAGGTGCTGCACATCCTGGTCAACCTCATCAGCAACGCGAAGCAGGCCCTGATGGAGGCGCAGCAGGCCGACAAGCGCATCCGCATCGAGGCACGCCCCTGCCCACCGGGGCGCTTCCTCCTCATGGTCCGGGACAACGGCGTGGGGATCGCCGCGGAAGACCTGCAGCGCATCTTCCAGTTCGGATTCACCACGCGGCCGGGGAGCCTGGGCTACGGCCTGCACTGGGCGGCCAATACCGCCCGTGAGATGGGAGGGAGTCTGGTCGTGGCCAGCGAGGGGCGCGGGCGGGGCGCATGCTTCACCCTGGAGTTGCCCCTCAGTGGTCGGGTTCCCTCCGAGCCCGTCCGCCAGGACTGA
- a CDS encoding LysR family transcriptional regulator translates to MSQPVAPATADRLELMQTFIRIVDAGSLSSAAAQMGTTQPTVSRRLQALERSLGLRLLQRSTHAMKLTEDGARCYERAKELLASWEMFEADLRGTGDEPEGTLRVVVPHAFGQQLLVGPLTEFLNRHTRVSVEWLLYDRAADFIADGIDCAIHVGEVHDPNVVAIRVAEVPRIVVAAPSVLAGLPMPTHPDELARLPWLSLRTFYRKEVSLTHVATGEVQPIVFHPRLSTDSLYAIRSAAVNGLGVCVASSWVLQEDIMRGRLLHLVPHWRAAPLPMYLLYPYARFHPARLRTFVELMRETIPAAVAVATDGV, encoded by the coding sequence ATGTCCCAACCCGTCGCGCCGGCCACCGCCGACCGGCTCGAGCTGATGCAGACCTTCATCCGCATCGTCGACGCCGGCAGCCTGTCCTCCGCCGCCGCGCAGATGGGCACCACGCAGCCGACGGTGAGCCGCCGGCTACAAGCGCTGGAGCGCTCGCTGGGGCTGCGGCTGCTCCAGCGCTCCACCCATGCCATGAAGCTCACCGAAGACGGCGCACGTTGCTATGAACGCGCGAAGGAGCTGCTGGCCAGCTGGGAAATGTTCGAGGCCGACCTGCGCGGCACGGGCGACGAACCGGAGGGCACGCTGCGCGTCGTGGTGCCCCACGCGTTCGGGCAACAGCTGCTGGTGGGGCCGCTGACGGAATTCCTGAATCGTCACACGCGGGTATCGGTCGAATGGCTGCTGTACGACCGGGCGGCGGATTTCATCGCGGATGGCATCGACTGCGCGATCCACGTCGGCGAAGTGCATGACCCCAACGTGGTGGCGATCCGCGTGGCCGAGGTGCCGCGCATCGTCGTGGCCGCCCCCTCAGTGCTGGCTGGGTTGCCCATGCCGACCCATCCCGACGAGCTCGCACGGCTGCCCTGGCTGTCGCTGCGCACGTTCTATCGCAAAGAGGTATCGCTGACCCACGTGGCCACCGGCGAGGTCCAGCCCATCGTCTTCCACCCGCGCCTGAGCACGGACAGCCTCTACGCCATCCGCAGTGCCGCGGTGAACGGCCTCGGCGTCTGCGTGGCCTCGTCCTGGGTGCTCCAAGAAGACATCATGAGGGGTCGGCTCCTGCACCTGGTGCCGCACTGGCGGGCCGCGCCCTTGCCGATGTACCTGCTCTATCCGTATGCGCGGTTCCATCCGGCGAGGCTGCGCACTTTCGTGGAGTTGATGCGGGAGACGATCCCGGCGGCCGTGGCGGTGGCGACGGACGGGGTCTGA
- a CDS encoding MFS transporter: MSFIRAVHTTAGNGTATASRGDGEPLSGGLRLLLATGAGLSVASIYYSQPMLGVIGANIGASDTAVGFVPMLTQLGYALGILLLTPLGDRFDRRRIILIKAALLSVALLLGGIAPDIRLLLAVSFAVGLTATLAQDIVPAAATLAPERHRGKVVGTVMTGLLLGILLSRVVSGVVAEHFGWRAMYMIAAASVALIGVVVWFGLPRFRPNSTLTYGALLGSLSSLWRKHGALRRAALAQGLLSVGFSAFWSTLAVMLHGAPFHLGSAAAGAFGLAGAAGALGAPVAGRIADRFGPEVVTRLGAGLTALSFATMFASPWLEPGTRLWLIAASAIGFDLGVQITLVAHQTIVFGIDPAARSRLNAVLFVGTFIGMSIGAASGSLLLARWGWVAVTLLATASALAALLVRLLPGARTAR; encoded by the coding sequence ATGTCCTTCATTCGTGCCGTACATACAACCGCCGGAAACGGCACCGCGACCGCCAGCCGCGGCGACGGCGAGCCTCTATCGGGTGGCCTGCGCCTGCTGCTGGCCACGGGCGCCGGGCTGTCGGTGGCGTCGATCTACTACAGCCAGCCGATGCTGGGGGTGATCGGGGCCAACATCGGCGCCTCGGACACCGCGGTGGGCTTCGTCCCCATGCTCACCCAGCTGGGATACGCGCTGGGCATCCTGCTGCTGACGCCCCTCGGTGACCGCTTCGACCGGCGCCGCATCATCCTCATCAAGGCCGCCCTCCTGAGCGTGGCGCTGCTGCTGGGCGGCATCGCCCCGGACATCCGCCTGCTGCTGGCGGTGAGCTTCGCCGTCGGCCTGACGGCGACCCTGGCGCAGGACATCGTCCCGGCCGCCGCGACCCTGGCGCCCGAAAGGCATCGCGGCAAGGTGGTTGGCACGGTGATGACCGGCCTGCTGCTCGGCATCCTGCTGTCTCGCGTCGTCAGCGGCGTGGTCGCCGAGCACTTCGGCTGGCGCGCCATGTACATGATCGCCGCCGCCAGCGTGGCCCTGATCGGCGTGGTGGTCTGGTTCGGCCTGCCCCGCTTTCGCCCGAACAGCACGCTCACGTACGGCGCCCTGCTCGGTTCGCTCTCCAGCCTGTGGCGGAAGCACGGCGCACTGCGCCGGGCCGCGCTGGCGCAGGGCCTGCTCTCGGTCGGCTTCAGCGCGTTCTGGTCGACCCTTGCCGTGATGCTGCATGGCGCGCCGTTTCACCTGGGCAGCGCGGCCGCCGGTGCATTCGGCCTGGCCGGAGCGGCCGGGGCGCTGGGCGCGCCGGTGGCGGGCCGCATCGCGGATCGCTTCGGCCCCGAGGTGGTCACGCGCCTGGGCGCCGGACTGACCGCCCTCTCGTTCGCCACGATGTTCGCGTCGCCGTGGCTCGAACCGGGCACCCGGTTGTGGCTGATCGCCGCCAGCGCGATCGGCTTCGACCTCGGTGTCCAGATCACGCTCGTGGCGCATCAGACGATTGTCTTCGGCATCGATCCCGCTGCACGCAGCAGGCTCAACGCCGTGCTGTTCGTCGGCACGTTCATCGGAATGTCCATCGGCGCGGCAAGCGGCAGCCTCCTGCTGGCCCGGTGGGGATGGGTGGCGGTGACGCTGCTGGCGACCGCCTCGGCGCTGGCGGCCTTGCTGGTCCGCCTGTTGCCTGGGGCCCGCACGGCCCGCTGA
- a CDS encoding LysR family transcriptional regulator, with the protein MEWDLLRTFEAVARLGSLTAASKALGVSQSTVSRHLARLEESAGSPLLLRESPPRLTERGSSLLAAVQPMVDAALAARSALEDTPELHGEVTLTTVGELVRWELTPRLPEFYRAFPHLRLRILAENRVSSLAAGEADVALRMFRPERGELVARKVYAVSYAFFAASSLELHPEVPWLGLTGSLAGIPEQRYADRAFTTRPPRLLVEDPESLGLAVQAGLGVALLPRGFAARLHDVVEVVPRRIGAQLNDRLPSRDIWMVVHRSKQHVPRVRAVMGWLGGMNGVRP; encoded by the coding sequence GTGGAGTGGGATCTGTTGCGCACGTTCGAGGCGGTCGCTCGCCTCGGTAGCCTGACCGCCGCGTCGAAGGCGCTGGGCGTGAGCCAGTCGACCGTCAGCAGACATCTGGCCCGGCTGGAGGAGAGCGCCGGTTCCCCGTTGCTGCTGCGCGAATCCCCACCGCGGCTGACGGAGCGCGGGTCCTCGTTGCTGGCGGCGGTGCAGCCCATGGTGGACGCCGCGCTGGCGGCACGGTCCGCTTTGGAAGACACGCCGGAGCTCCACGGCGAAGTCACCCTGACCACCGTCGGCGAGCTGGTGCGCTGGGAACTGACCCCCCGCCTGCCGGAGTTCTACCGGGCCTTTCCTCACTTGCGCCTGCGCATCCTGGCGGAGAACCGGGTCAGCAGCCTCGCCGCCGGCGAAGCCGACGTGGCGCTCCGGATGTTCCGCCCCGAGCGTGGCGAGCTCGTCGCGCGGAAGGTGTACGCGGTGTCCTATGCGTTCTTCGCGGCCTCCTCGCTCGAGCTTCACCCCGAGGTCCCGTGGCTGGGCCTGACGGGCTCGCTCGCCGGCATCCCCGAACAGCGTTACGCCGACCGCGCCTTCACCACCCGCCCCCCGCGACTGCTCGTCGAAGACCCCGAGTCACTGGGGCTCGCGGTCCAAGCCGGCCTCGGTGTGGCCCTCCTGCCCCGAGGTTTCGCCGCGCGGCTCCACGATGTCGTGGAGGTTGTTCCGCGGCGGATCGGAGCGCAGCTCAACGACCGCCTCCCCTCGCGCGACATCTGGATGGTCGTCCATCGCTCCAAGCAGCATGTGCCCAGGGTGCGGGCGGTGATGGGATGGCTCGGGGGAATGAACGGCGTGCGCCCATGA
- a CDS encoding MBL fold metallo-hydrolase: MKIRHLRNATTLLTLGEHRLLVDPMLARPGALPGFKFFGGGRRPNPLVALPPDTFALLEDATGVLVTHEHPDHLDLAGLRWIQKRGLPVWASRVDAPNLKKKGLDVHELGDGALGMAVEIIPARHGRGLLSWLMGPVSGYYLAHPGEPSVYLTSDAVLTDAVLEAVERLQPDVIIAPAGAANMGVGGDILFSVDELVTLVRRAPGWVVLNHLEALDHCPTTRDGLRERMKAEGLLAKVHIPEDGEELHFERPDMLPHPRPNAGTIKGPGFQKWVTARFTGT; this comes from the coding sequence ATGAAGATCCGCCACCTGCGCAACGCCACCACCCTGCTGACGTTGGGAGAGCACCGTCTGCTGGTCGACCCGATGCTCGCCAGGCCGGGGGCGTTGCCGGGCTTCAAGTTCTTCGGAGGCGGCCGTCGCCCCAACCCCCTGGTCGCGCTGCCGCCCGACACGTTCGCGTTGCTGGAGGATGCGACGGGCGTGCTCGTCACCCACGAGCACCCGGATCACCTGGACCTGGCGGGCCTCCGATGGATCCAGAAGCGCGGGCTGCCCGTGTGGGCGAGCCGCGTGGACGCGCCGAACCTCAAGAAGAAGGGACTCGACGTTCACGAGCTCGGAGACGGTGCGCTGGGGATGGCGGTGGAGATCATCCCGGCCCGGCACGGTCGCGGGTTGCTCTCGTGGCTGATGGGACCCGTCTCGGGCTACTACCTGGCGCACCCGGGCGAGCCAAGCGTGTACCTCACATCGGACGCGGTGCTCACGGACGCAGTCCTGGAGGCCGTGGAGCGTCTCCAGCCCGACGTCATCATCGCCCCGGCGGGCGCGGCGAACATGGGGGTGGGCGGCGACATCCTGTTCTCGGTCGACGAGCTCGTGACGCTCGTCAGGCGCGCGCCCGGATGGGTCGTCCTCAACCACCTGGAAGCGCTCGACCACTGCCCGACCACGCGCGACGGGTTGCGCGAGCGGATGAAGGCCGAGGGGCTGCTCGCGAAGGTGCACATCCCCGAAGACGGCGAGGAGCTGCACTTCGAGCGACCGGACATGCTGCCGCATCCGCGCCCGAATGCGGGCACCATCAAGGGGCCAGGCTTTCAGAAGTGGGTCACCGCGAGGTTCACGGGGACGTGA